In Arthrobacter sp. PAMC25284, a single genomic region encodes these proteins:
- a CDS encoding Rv2175c family DNA-binding protein has product MSNVESLVGEWLPLPDVAQLLGVSITKVHALLDERALSALRVGERRIRSVPAAFIQDGHAVESLKGTIIVLADAGYSDEELIDWLFTPDESLRGRPIDALREGRKTEIRRRAQSLAW; this is encoded by the coding sequence GTGAGTAATGTAGAAAGCCTTGTGGGCGAATGGCTGCCCCTGCCCGATGTTGCACAGCTTCTCGGCGTGTCAATAACCAAGGTGCATGCGCTCCTGGACGAACGCGCTTTGTCGGCGTTGCGCGTTGGCGAGCGTCGTATCAGGTCAGTACCGGCGGCGTTCATCCAGGACGGCCATGCCGTGGAGAGCCTGAAGGGGACCATCATCGTCCTTGCGGACGCAGGGTACTCGGATGAGGAACTGATTGATTGGCTGTTTACTCCCGACGAGTCGCTCCGTGGACGCCCGATCGATGCCCTGCGCGAAGGCCGGAAGACGGAGATCCGCCGCCGGGCACAGTCCCTGGCCTGGTAG